The genomic region GCTCCTCGAGGATGGCCTCGGCCGTCTCGGGGTCGTCCGACCGCAGCTGCCGGAACAGGCCAAGACGGGCGCTCACCAGGACCAGCTGCCTCTGCAGCCCGTCATGCAGGTCGTTGGCCAGGCGTCGCCGCTCCTCGTCCTGTGCGGTCACGATGCGCTCCGACGCGGTCCGGAGTTCCTGTGCCTGGTCCCGGATGACCATCAGCTGGTGCTGGGTGGCACGTCTCATCTGCTCGAGGGTCTGGGCGAGCAACCCGATCTCGTCGCTCGTCGACGCTTCGAACCTGGCGTCCGGGTCGCCTGACGCGATGCGCTTGGCGGTGCGGGCCAGACCCAGCAGGGGTCGCGCGAAGATCCGCTCGACGTACAGGGCCAGGAACCCGACCACGACTGCGATCACGGCGGCGCCCACCACCCGGTTGCGCAGGAGTTGACGGTCGAGCCTGGCGAGCGGCTCGGGGATGGCGATACCGACGGCTCCCTCCGCCTCCCAGGGGCCAGCGGAGGCGAACATCGGGACGTAGTCCACGAAGGTCTCGGCGCCGTCCACCGGGATGACGGTGGGTTCCCGCTCCGCGTAGTCCCGGGTGAACCCAGGCGGGCTCGCGGGGGAATCCCCGAGGGTGCTGCCCACGAGCCGACCGTCCGCCACGAGCAGCACGTCGTTGCCCCCGAGCAGCCGGAGCTGGAAGGCGGACGAGTCGTCGAACAGGTAGCCCCCGACGAGCACTCCGGACGGCTCTGGGCCTCCCACGGGCACGGCGGCGAGCTGCACGTACCGCCCGTCCGTCGTCGGGATCAGGTGGTGACCGGGCCCCTCGATGAGATCGTCCAGCGCCTCCGGGGGCAGATCCGGCAGGCCGACGCCGATCGTGACGTGTACCCGCCCGTCCGGCAGCACCACGCCGATCGTGTCCATGCGCAGATCGCGCTGGGTCGATCCCAGCTCGTTGATCAGCACGGCACGGTTCTCGGTGCCGATCAGCTCGCGGTAGGCGAGGGTCTGGGAGGTGTTGCGCAGACCGGCGATGAGCGTGGACTGCCGATCGGTGAACGAGGCGCGCAGCACCTCGAGCTCACCCTGCAGCGTGTCCCTCGCCTGCTGCTGCAGCGTCCCCCGGGTCAGACGGGTGTCGAGCAGGATCGTGGCCGCGATCACGACCGTGACGGCCACGACGAAACCCACGAGCAGCTTGGTCCAGAGCGAGCTCCTCGCGTTGCCGACGTAGGCGCCCAGTCTCCGCCAGGCACGTTCGAGCACCGACCCACTCGTCACGGTCAGCTCTGCTCCAACGAGCGCACCGCCGCGCCCTGTGCCCGCTGCAACGCCTCCTCGGCCGTCGCGCGGCCGGTCAGGATGTCCTCCCAGGCCTCGACGAACGCGCGCTGGGCGTCCGGGAACGCGATCAGCTTCATGGGTGTGGCGATCTCGAGCTGCTGGAGCGTCGTGCGGAACGCCGGGTGCTCGAAGTGCGGGTCCTCGAAGACGTCGCGCTGGGCGGGGAGCCTGCCCTCCTCCTTGGCGAGGCGCACGGCATGTTCATCCGCGGTGAGGTGGACCATGAACTCGAACGCGAGCTCGCGCTCCTCGACGCCGCGTGGGATGAACAGGCTGCTGCCGCCCAGCGCGGTGCCCTCGCTGGAGCCCTCACGGCCCCGTGGCATCGGCAGGACCGCCGGCGTCCAACCCTGCTCCGCCCGTTCCAGCGTCGCGATGTCCCACAATCCGGACGCGTGCAGGGCGGTGCTGCCCGCGCGGAACAGCTCGAACGCGTCGTGGCTGATGTTGCGGGACGCCGGCGGATAGGCCACCCCCTCAGCTACGAGTTGGCCGAGGAACCCGAGCGCGTCGATCGTCTCCGGTGAGTCGAGACCGAAGGTGACCGAACCGTCGTCGCCGATCTCGACGATCTCCCCGCCGTTCGCTGCGATCCACCCGTACGCGAACCACGTGCTGCTCGGCACGGCGATGCCCCGGACGCTGCCGTCCTCGGAGGTGACCGCCCGGGCGATACGGGCGATGTCGTCGAAGGTCGTCGCCTCCTCCGTCGGCTCGAAGCCGTGCTGGTCCAGGATCTCGGGGTTGGCCATCAGCACGAGCGCGTTGGTGTCGAGCGGCACCCCGTAGAGCTGGCCTTCCCAGGTCACGTCGTC from Actinomycetota bacterium harbors:
- a CDS encoding sensor histidine kinase; amino-acid sequence: MLERAWRRLGAYVGNARSSLWTKLLVGFVVAVTVVIAATILLDTRLTRGTLQQQARDTLQGELEVLRASFTDRQSTLIAGLRNTSQTLAYRELIGTENRAVLINELGSTQRDLRMDTIGVVLPDGRVHVTIGVGLPDLPPEALDDLIEGPGHHLIPTTDGRYVQLAAVPVGGPEPSGVLVGGYLFDDSSAFQLRLLGGNDVLLVADGRLVGSTLGDSPASPPGFTRDYAEREPTVIPVDGAETFVDYVPMFASAGPWEAEGAVGIAIPEPLARLDRQLLRNRVVGAAVIAVVVGFLALYVERIFARPLLGLARTAKRIASGDPDARFEASTSDEIGLLAQTLEQMRRATQHQLMVIRDQAQELRTASERIVTAQDEERRRLANDLHDGLQRQLVLVSARLGLFRQLRSDDPETAEAILEELERDAQAAIKGLRETSQRIFPTILQDRGLEGGLNSLVGRAPVNVQLETDPDPLPRIDGRVEINAYQLVSEALTNVVKHADATSATIVAKVRDGALIVEVNDDGCGFDPRSVGDEGGLRHLRDRVAAVGGSLDVRSVAGEGTSVQALLPLSEVTSADGELSPRSVEGSTAPPPRVGSDRGSR
- a CDS encoding extracellular solute-binding protein, which produces MGVASTFRDRVSAPGWIRATWVALGFGALLLASSACDGGTDTAQSSSTILRVVMADDWATVPAVVDAVRSFEREHPEVQVQVQGVSFAQVPDVVKTSIAADDPVHVAHWHAFAAAADGIAEPVGDLWEGTLRRNEYIPGAVDDVTWEGQLYGVPLDTNALVLMANPEILDQHGFEPTEEATTFDDIARIARAVTSEDGSVRGIAVPSSTWFAYGWIAANGGEIVEIGDDGSVTFGLDSPETIDALGFLGQLVAEGVAYPPASRNISHDAFELFRAGSTALHASGLWDIATLERAEQGWTPAVLPMPRGREGSSEGTALGGSSLFIPRGVEERELAFEFMVHLTADEHAVRLAKEEGRLPAQRDVFEDPHFEHPAFRTTLQQLEIATPMKLIAFPDAQRAFVEAWEDILTGRATAEEALQRAQGAAVRSLEQS